In Verrucomicrobiia bacterium, the genomic stretch AATTAGCCCGGCATTTTGTTATTGATGATTGACGACGGCCTGCCCGCCGACTGGGAATGGCACTTCGTTCTCATAGAAAGTGCCCGACGCTATAATTTTACTGTCAATAATAGGACCGACACTTTCTTTGGTGGTTTACAGACCGCGATCAGATCGTCCCCGGTGGCCCGAACGGGTCTACTGTGATGGTGTGATGGAGGGGGTTCCCGGCGGCTACGTGGCGTTAACAACTTTTGGCCTGACATTCTATTTGTCTTGGACCCCGGTCGCCGAACTCTCCTCCCCACCCAACCCCGCACGCCTCGACTTTCCCATCGACCGCATCGACGACGCCGGACGCCTTTTTCGCCTGGTCATTCCCTGATTTCGCTTCCCGCTTCCCATCCGCCGCCCCGCGTTCCCGCTCGCCCCCTGCCCCCTGCCCGCTAGCCTTCCCCCATGTCCGGCCCCCGTGTGGTCGTCGCCGGCGGTGGCGCGGCCGGGTTCTTCGCCGCCATCGCCTGCGCCGAAGCCAATCCAAACGCCTCGGTTCTGCTTCTGGAACGTTCCCCCCGGTTCCTCGCCAAGGTCCGCATCTCCGGCGGCGGGCGCTGCAATGTCACCCACGCCTGTTTCGATCCCCGCGAACTCGCCACCCGCTATCCCCGGGGCGGTCGCGCCCTCATCGGTCCCTTCCAAAAATTCCAGCCCCGCGACGCCCTCGCCTGGTTCGAATCCCGCGGCGTCCCCCTCAAGACCGAACCCGATGGCCGGATGTTCCCCGTCTCCGACTCCTCAGCCACCATCGTCGATGGACTCACCCGCGCCGCCCGCACCGCCGGGGTCACGCTCCGCCACTCCTGCGGTCTCGATCGCGTCACCCGCCATCCCGACGGTGGATTCGCCCTGGTCACCTCCACTGGAGAGACCCTTCACACCGACCGGTTGCTGCTTGCCCTCGGCGGACTTCGCGGTTTGGAGGCCGCCGAACCCGCCATCGCCCTCGGCCATGCCATCGAACCCCCGGTGCCCTCCCTCTTCACCTTCCGCATCGTCTCCCCCTTCCTCCGCGATCTCCCGGGCCTCTCCGTTGATCCCGTCGAACTCTCCGTCCCCGGTCTCCGCTGGCGCGAACGCGGGCCTCTCCTGATCACTCACGCCGGACTCAGCGGCCCCGCCGTGCTGCGCCTCTCGGCCTGGGCCGCCCGCGACCTGCACCACCTCGACTACCGGTTCCCCCTCCGCATCCACTGGGCCCCCGGCCTCGACGCCGCCGCCCTCGCCGATTCCCTCGCCCGCACCCGCGCCGCCTTTCCCGCCCGCCGCGTCGTCAATCAAGCGCCCCTTCCCCTCCCCGCCCGCCTCTGGCGCGCCCTTGCCCTCGCCCCCGATCTCACCCCGGAAACCCGCTGGGCCGAACTCCCCCGCGCCACGTCTCATCGCCTCGTCGAACGGCTCCTCCGCACCGAACTCCCGGTGGACGGCAAGAGCCTCAACAAGGACGAGTTCGTCACCTGTGGCGGCATCCGCCTGGCCGACGTGGATCTGCACACCATGGAAAGCCGCCTCTGCCCCAGCCTCCACTTTGCCGGCGAAATCCTCGACATCGACGGCCTCACCGGCGGCTTCAACTTCCAGGCCGCCTGGACCACCGGCTGGATCGCCGGCCGCGCCATCGCTGCCGCCCCTGCAACGGCCCCCTTCGCGCAGGGCCAAGGCCCGCGAGACCCCACCCACGCGTGATGCGGATCATGCACCCTCCCACCTCACCCCCCCCCACCACCCGGAGGACCGAACTCCGCGAGGACGCACCCACCCGATCCCCGGGCTTGCCACATCAAGCCTACGCCCGTAGTCTCCAGGCCTCCCATGGAGCAGGTCCCGCCTGACAAACCCCTCGGCCGCCTGATCGCCTGGTCCCGCCAACGCGGCGCCACCGACCTCCACGGCCGCGCCGGCCACCCCTGGATCGTCCGTGTCGAAGGACACCTCGAATCCGTTCCCCACGATGTCGCCCCCGAACCGGACGACGTCAGCCTCCATTCCTGGCTGATCGACGCTTTCAGCCCCGCCCTCGTCGCCCGCATCGTCCAGGAACGCGAGGTGGACGCCTCCTTCCAGTTCGCCGACGTCCGGTACCGCGCCAACTTCAGCAAACAGCGCGGGCGCCAGTCGCTCTCCTTCCGCGTGGTCCCCCAGCAGCGGATGCGCCTGGAAGACTGGCAACTGCCGGAATCCCTCCGCGGCATCGCCGACCTCCCCCGCGGCCTCCTCCTCCTCACCGGCCCCACCGGCCAGGGCAAAAGCACCACCGCCCGCGCCCTCATCCAGGAACTCAACGAAACCCGCGCCCTCCGCATCGTCACCATCGAAGACCCCATCGAATACGTCTTCAACGATGCCCTCAGCCATTTCGAACAGCGCGAGGTCGGCATCGACACCGCCTCCTTCGCCGACGGCATCCGCAACGCCATGCGCCAGGATCCCGATGTCCTCTTCATCGGCGAACTCCGCGACCGCGACAGCATCTGGGCCGGCATGCAGGCCGCCGAGACCGGCCATCTCGTCCTGAGCACCCTCCACGCCGATTCCGTCCCCCAGGCCATAGGCCGGATCCGCGAGTTCTACCCGGCCGACGAACAATCCGCCGTCAGCGCCCTCCTCGCCCGCAACCTCGCCGCCGTCGTCAACCAGCGCCTCCTCCCCAACGTCTCCGGCGGCCGAACCCCCTGTGTCGAAATCCTCCGGCGCGACGCCGGCGTCGAGGCCGCCATCGCGCAACACGAACTCCATCTCCTCCACGGCATCATCGAGGCCTCCCTCCACGTCGGCATGCATACCTTCGACCAGTACCTCATCGAACTCCTCGCCCAGGGTCTCATCACCGAACACACCGCCCGACGCTACGCCGTCCACCCTCACGCCCTCGACATGCGGCTCCGGGGCATCCTCAATCCCCAGGCCATCCTCCGTCCCGACCCCGGACGCTGAACCCGCCCATGCTCGCCCTTCTCCGCATCGTCTTCGGCTTCGCGCTCTTCGCCGTCCTCGGCCGCGCTGTCGAAACCGCCGGCCCCACCCCCCGGACCGACGGCATCACCGACGCCGCCTACCTCGCTGTCGCCGTCCTCCTCGGCATCGCCAATGCCGTCGTCTGGGCCCCCTGGATCGGGCGCCTCCTCGCCGACCCCCTCACAGGTGCCTTCACCGCCGGGCATCCTGGCGACATCCGCAACAGCATCCTCCAGTTCGCCAACAAACTCGCCCATCGCGGCTGGCGTCGATGTGCCCTCCTCTTCGCCTTCCTCGACGGCATCCGCCATCCCGACCTCCCCGGCGCCTTCGTCCTCGGCCTCCGCCACGCCCGCCCCGGCTCCTGGCTCGAAAAGGTCTTCGCCCGCGAAGTCTGGCGCTTCGACAACGCCGAGAACTGCCTGCGCGCCTGGCACGTCTTTCGCGCCCGCGGCCTCCATCCACCCCCCCATCGCCGCCCCGAGGTCCATCTCCTCATCCTCTCCGCCCAGCGCGAACGCCTCCCCGATCCCGAACGCCTCGAAGTCCCCCCAGCCCCGCCTCCACCCCCGCCCGAACGCGATCCGCGCATCCGCCTCTTCCAAAGCCATCCTCCCCCAGCCGGAACCCCACCCAGCCCCAGCCCCGGCCAGGACCCGCCGTCCCCAGGCCGCTGATCCCGCCATGTTCTGGTTCCTGCACTACGCCACCAAGGCCGCCCTCGGCCTCGCCCTCCTCGGCCTCGCCGCCCTGCTCTACCTCCATCGCCACTGGTTCGAACCCGCCGACGCCTGGGTCGAAACCCTCCGCCGCACCCGCACCGAAACCGTCCCCGTCCTCGGCCAGACCACCGGCATCGTCGTCCGCCTCCCCACCGGCGATTCCGTCGCCCTGCGCACCGCCAACGCCACGGTCGAAACCTACCGCCTCAATGGCATCGTCGCCCCTCCCTGGTCCCGCAACCCCCTCAGCGAACGCGCACGCACCTTCCGCCGCACCCGCGACGCCCTCGCCTCCCTCGTCCTCTCCAACGAAGTCCGCATCGCCTACACCTTCCATGTCCCCGGTCGCGGCGGCTCCGGCTCCCTCTACCGCGACGGCACCAACATCGCCCTCCCCCTCCTCCGCGAGGGTCACGTCATCGTCCATCAACCCTCCCTCCACGCCGTCCCCGTCCTCGACCAGGTCCAGTTGCTCGCCGCCGAAAAGGCCGCCCGCGACGCCGCCCGCGGCGTCTGGTCCGACCCCAATACCCTCGCCGCCCTCCGTGATCCTTGAACGATCTGCATCCCGCCCGCCTCGCCGCAGCTCCGGCCATTTCTCCCGTTGGATACGACCGGACGAAAAGCACCAGCGATGAGCGACAGCGCCACACCAGCACCGGTCGAGATGCCGCACGTGGAGATTTACACTGACGGCGGGTGCGAACCGAACCCTGGGCCGGGCGGTTATGGGACCGTGCTCATTCATCCCAGGAAACGTGCCGAGATCAGCGGCGGATTTCGCAATACCACCAATAACCGGATGGAAATCTTCGCCGCCATCGCGGGGCTGGAATTGTTGAAGGTCCCTTGCAGGGTGACGCTTTACAGCGACTCGCAGTATGTCGTGAAGGCGATGTCGGATGGGTGGTTGGTGGCGTGGAAACGGAAGGGCTGGTGGCGCACCCGGACCGAACGCCCCGAGAATGTGGATCTATGGCGGCGCCTGGACGCACTGTGCCAGACGCACCAGGTGGAGTTCCGCTGGGTGAAAGGGCACGCGGGGCATCCGGAGAATGAGCGGTGCGATCAACTCGCGATGGTCGCCCTGCGCCAGCCCGGTCTCCCGGTGGACGACGGTTACGA encodes the following:
- the rnhA gene encoding ribonuclease HI, which gives rise to MPHVEIYTDGGCEPNPGPGGYGTVLIHPRKRAEISGGFRNTTNNRMEIFAAIAGLELLKVPCRVTLYSDSQYVVKAMSDGWLVAWKRKGWWRTRTERPENVDLWRRLDALCQTHQVEFRWVKGHAGHPENERCDQLAMVALRQPGLPVDDGYEKKSETDRVRPDMQEGEPCGKCSTPIIKQTSRKKPKGDSYYEYYLWCPRCHTTYTIESAKRSLEQSPSLF
- a CDS encoding PilT/PilU family type 4a pilus ATPase, producing the protein MEQVPPDKPLGRLIAWSRQRGATDLHGRAGHPWIVRVEGHLESVPHDVAPEPDDVSLHSWLIDAFSPALVARIVQEREVDASFQFADVRYRANFSKQRGRQSLSFRVVPQQRMRLEDWQLPESLRGIADLPRGLLLLTGPTGQGKSTTARALIQELNETRALRIVTIEDPIEYVFNDALSHFEQREVGIDTASFADGIRNAMRQDPDVLFIGELRDRDSIWAGMQAAETGHLVLSTLHADSVPQAIGRIREFYPADEQSAVSALLARNLAAVVNQRLLPNVSGGRTPCVEILRRDAGVEAAIAQHELHLLHGIIEASLHVGMHTFDQYLIELLAQGLITEHTARRYAVHPHALDMRLRGILNPQAILRPDPGR
- a CDS encoding aminoacetone oxidase family FAD-binding enzyme, giving the protein MSGPRVVVAGGGAAGFFAAIACAEANPNASVLLLERSPRFLAKVRISGGGRCNVTHACFDPRELATRYPRGGRALIGPFQKFQPRDALAWFESRGVPLKTEPDGRMFPVSDSSATIVDGLTRAARTAGVTLRHSCGLDRVTRHPDGGFALVTSTGETLHTDRLLLALGGLRGLEAAEPAIALGHAIEPPVPSLFTFRIVSPFLRDLPGLSVDPVELSVPGLRWRERGPLLITHAGLSGPAVLRLSAWAARDLHHLDYRFPLRIHWAPGLDAAALADSLARTRAAFPARRVVNQAPLPLPARLWRALALAPDLTPETRWAELPRATSHRLVERLLRTELPVDGKSLNKDEFVTCGGIRLADVDLHTMESRLCPSLHFAGEILDIDGLTGGFNFQAAWTTGWIAGRAIAAAPATAPFAQGQGPRDPTHA